The Helianthus annuus cultivar XRQ/B chromosome 11, HanXRQr2.0-SUNRISE, whole genome shotgun sequence region CTTTAGATACACATTTTGAAATACTAGATTAGGTTGTTGTATTCGATGTATCATGTTTTGAACAATGTTGTATTTACTTCTTGTAATGTGGTTGTACTTTTGAAACCATTGTTGTATTTTGATTTCCATGTCGTAATTGACAAAGTTATGAAATGAATGAAATCAATTTTCTATTAATTATTGtcgcaaatagtgttatgaagtctcgagcaatctcgttttcgtctcactccgatgtttccgccatcggttggggtgtgacatttcggACTTAGTTGTTGTTATTCAAAATGGATTGATCAAGTGTGAGATAGGACATTCTCATTTCGCATACACACATTACGAACTAGAAAACTCACAAACACTCTTAGCAATCAGTTGTAACACACTTAATCaacatccaaagttgtaatcactTTTGATTATGCAATATAGTTGgtagtgatagttttcactacCTGAGGTTTTTGTGTCGGCGATCTACTAGTGATCAAGggtttttcctcgtataaatctctgtgttTGATTGTATTATTCATCTTACATTCATTTCATCATCGTTAATCACCTAAGCACTCTACCTCACTTTtcagatttggttacattatggttgatcagattttttaccaaaacaagaGATAAAAAAGAAAACAATGTGAGAAAACACTAGAAAGTAACACGTGTCcaaaaaaagattttcatttattattatAGCAAgattttgtatttgatcctaattcTTTAAAGGTTAATACcaaatgaaaaagatttttggataGGTAAATTTTATTTCGAATTAAAGTTCTAATAAATCAATATGTTTTCATTCTGATGATTCTAATGATAAATATTTCTTTTTCTGATTTTCAATATATCTACACATATACATATTACCTATAACAACAATTATCATCGCTGGGAATACTGTTTACCTGCCATTGATTGAAATGGGCGGcctaaattatgattttgcccgtTTAAATATACAGTTTtgccatttgttttttttttttttcttcccaGCCAATTTACGATTTTACCGTCAgctaaatttacagttttgccatccTTTTTGTTTTTTCCCATATGCAATTACGATTTTGACttagtgtaaaattacagtcatgtcATCGTCTtagttttttataaaattttggtaatgttttattttaattggttgaatcggtgtaatttttattcatGCCAGTCGGCTGTCGGCTGTCTGGCACACACTCATTTGTCCTGAAAAAATACAATTctgcccccagtttaaaattatagcGTTTccatcattttagtttttttagcaaaactatggtaCTATTATGTTTTAATTGGTTAACTCGATGTAATTTTTTAGGTCGttttatgagtagtatgtacaaatAACCAAGGCACAGacgtacatgttatgagagagaaatattgtTTACTATACATACAAACACAAGTTGAGGGAATAGTGTCAGAAAGTTGTCTGACACTCCCCCATTGGTCCGAATAAATTAGGATTTTACCCTAACTTATAATTACGATTTCGCACCCGGTTCAAAATTACGGCCTTACCATCGTTGTATATTTTGACagattaccattttaccccttgccaaaattacgattttgcccctgTTCAATATTACAGTTTTGCCATCGTTATAGCCTTTGATAATTTTCGATTTTACCCCAGTCAAACTTACGATTTTACCCCGGTCAAACTACGATTTTCCCCTGGTGCAAATTTACAGTCTTGCCTTCGTTTTCGTTTTTTTTCTTGCAAACCTATGataatgttttgttttaattggtcgACTCAGTGTAACTTTTATTCGCTAGCACTCGCTCATTAGTCATgacaaattacagttttgcccttaGTTTAAAATTACACTTTTCTCatcattttatttttttctagCAAACTATGATactgttttgttttaattggtagAGAAATATTTGGCCTACTCCCGCAACGCGGGCTGAGAATAGTGCTAGATAGTTGCCTGTCACTAATCATCGGTCCAACCATTACGATGTTGCCCTTTTTAAATTTATAGATTTGCCATTGGTTTTCCTTTTTTCCTTCacagccaaattacgattttgccctcggtgTAAACTTATAGTCATACCATCGTTTAATTTTGACCAAACTATGgtatgtttttgttttaattggtttactcggTGTTATTTTTATTCATGTTAGACGACTGTCTGGCACACACTCATTTGTgctgaaaaattacaattttgctctCGGTTTCAAATTATAgttttcccatcgttttagttttttttagcaaaagtatggtaatattttattttaattgctTGACTCTATGTAATTTTTTTAGATCGTGTTATTAGTAGTATGTATAAATAATCAAAAACAGACGTACATATTATGAGAGAGAAACATCCGGCTTATGCCTCGCATCGCGGGCGGGCAAAAACTAGTTTACTATATCTACACACATATACGTAGCAATGTGAAAACGTGTTTTTATAATGAAGAGATATTTCGTATGACCTTAAAAAAGAAGTGTATCTCTACCACGAGTTGCAAAAAGTCAAATATATTTAGTTTAGTTATACCGTCTCCAGCTTCATTAAAGCCGGTGTCGCCGTTTACGTTTAGTAAGCGTCTACTTCTACCAAAAATATGCATATACATACGTTGTGCCGTATAAAAAAAGGGTTGAATAATGAGGCCAAAGTCTTGAGTCATAACGACAGCTCAAATAAAACAACTAGTCGTAGACAGAAAAAATTTAAATCCAATAGTCTTTAACATGCGATACTTACGATAGTAAATCACGTATGTTATAAAATTCAGACCATAATCACGCATAAACAAAATATAACATGTGTGATTAGGGATTATCTCATGCGTGATTTTCTGATTTCGTTCATTAGTGATTATGTATGCGTGATTATAAGATTTCTTTATGCGTGATTATATGATTTGTTCATGCGTGATTAGAGTTTGaattttataacatgcgtgatttacTATCGTACGCATCGAACGATAAGAAATAATATACATTAACCTTTCCCACTAAATAAAGAAGGTACAAattctttagttttttttttaagaccGTTGGATGTCATAAGGAGGAAAGTCGAGTAAATACAGAGTAAAAAGCATTTACGTCAATTTATACAATTAAGCTTCTGCCACACATTCGTACCATGTAAACGGAGTAAATATGCAATGAGAATTATCTTAGTGGAAACATTTAAGCAAATTCAAAAAATTGCTACAAATCAATAATAACAatttaattaatataactaaataCCCCTAATCTTTTCTAGGCTTTTTATATATACcaaattttatatttatatttatatttaatcttCATATATGTAACAAAGTGTTTGTTCTATGTTCCTTTGACTTCAATTTAACTCCTCACATAAGTCAtaattttcaaatattcaaacaaaaaaaaaataatcgaAATCAAAACTATTTTTCTATTTCACCTGTTGACTAATATCATTTACAAAATATTACTTTAAGTAAGATGGACCAAACCGAATTTACTCGTATGATCAAACTTCAAATAGAGATATTCAGATCAATTCTGGGCTTCTTCATGGCCGTAGGGGAGGGTACAGTCATATTGCATCGCGGACATCTCGGGTTGCTTCGCGATATCAGCACATACAACAAACAACTCGGACAACCAGCAGCATAAGCTTGAGAAGACggttcatcatcgtcatcatcttcaATAACCATAGTCTCTTTAACAGAACACGAAGAGTTGGAAGAACACGACTTAGGTATTGAAACCGCTCGTTTCTTGATAGTTTCTCGCTCTGCCCGTTCAAGTGCAGACTTAACTTTATCTAAAGTGCACACACTTTTGTAAGCCGGTGGTGAGGATGATACGTTCACGAGGTTAAGATCTAGACTCGTGTCGTCGAACAGATTCAAGGGCTTTTTCGACGTTGGTGGGAAGTTAAGGTCCTGAAGCTTTGAAACCGTTTGGTCGAAGCTGTTTTGTTTGTgatctgatgatgaagatgaggtgtttggtgattTGCATCTCTGGAGATAAACTTTTCCTGACTGAAATTAATCATTCACCAAACAAAATTAAAACCAACAATTGCTAAACTTGTTTTCTGACATATACAAAAGATCTCGAGTTCAAATCATACGACTTATAGAATTATTTTCTGCAGTTTTAAAAAGAATTGATGCAGAAACACACGATTACATGTTATAAAAGTACATTCGAAATTTAATGAGATGAACAAATGGATAAATACAAAGTTATGACTGCAGAAAAACAAGTACACATCAATGCGGTCATAAATGTCTGCATTAAACCTAACAATCTGCCGTATTAAATTATGAACTACGCTTCACGAacgtttttataataataaattgaACTGCCTCATTAACTAACTgctttcaaaatatatattttttttaatatgtaatcataaTTTTAAAATCAAAGATTAACGATCAACAACAGGATCGTTCTGGTACTTGTTCACAACAACCAATAAATTTTTTTATTGTGAAAAAAATAGTATTTTTAGCGGTCATATGGGCAAACCAGTTGACGAAAGGCCACCCACGTCCTACAAACACAAACAGGGTGGCTAGGGAAACCACCTCACAATTTTTTTAGTATTAATTTTTGGTTTGAAAATGAAAATGTTACAAGATATCAAATACAATAAAGTTGCAAACCGTCAACAATCTAAGCCAACAAGTCAAACAAAGCTATCGGTGGTCTCGAGAAATTACTATACACGAAACCTGCCAAACCCTAAGTCATCCGAAACTAAAAATATCGGACCGATGATCATTTCATAAAAATGATGATACAAGTAGTGAAATTAGGTCATTATAAGATAATAATATCAGATAGTTGATCATTTTCATCACAATTATCATACAAAATAGTGAAATTAACGGGATAATATAACAAAAATCAACAAtcaaaacacaaaacaaactaaaaacagaATCATAAAACCGAATTGTGTAAGGACAGAACCGATTTACCTTCAAATCGAGACGTTTTTCAAATCCAGAAGGAACATGTAAGTCAAGGTCTAATTCCTTAGCCGAATCGAGAtcgcaaccaccaccaccaccaccgagtAAATCACGAGTGATCAGAGCCGTTGATTTAGATTCATTCATAATCGATTGTTGTTGGTTCAAAACTGAGTAGAGGTAGGTGACGTCAGTGACCATCACTGTAACAATTGTTTCTTTGATAATGATGAGCAGACAGGTGCGGCGGAGATATGGTGGGGATACGGTGGAAGATGGCCGGAGAGATTGAGAATTTGGGAATGAATAATGGAGTCCGTTACATGTGTCTATATAGGGGAG contains the following coding sequences:
- the LOC110890170 gene encoding uncharacterized protein LOC110890170 gives rise to the protein MVTDVTYLYSVLNQQQSIMNESKSTALITRDLLGGGGGGCDLDSAKELDLDLHVPSGFEKRLDLKSGKVYLQRCKSPNTSSSSSDHKQNSFDQTVSKLQDLNFPPTSKKPLNLFDDTSLDLNLVNVSSSPPAYKSVCTLDKVKSALERAERETIKKRAVSIPKSCSSNSSCSVKETMVIEDDDDDEPSSQAYAAGCPSCLLYVLISRSNPRCPRCNMTVPSPTAMKKPRIDLNISI